One genomic window of Undibacterium cyanobacteriorum includes the following:
- a CDS encoding MFS transporter codes for MISKSLQSLRRAVSVNNYLSENDLLRDPVYRRLWLSILISTFGAQITLLALPLTAAVLLHATPTQMGLLAFFELIPYVLLSLPAGVWLDRIRKLPVYVVGEVAIALAVASVPVAWWLNSLHIYWLYVVGFIIGAVNTTAGTAAQIVLTQIVPRERLIEAHAKNALASSGAEVAGPATAGAIIKLLGAPLALIADAVLLITSATILRKITINETIAPTTESHFWRDLRAGLSFVKNNRILVNLALIVGGWQISYNAALVVQILFATRTLGLSEHAVGLSYVAMGVGTIFASAVGNKISQTKGPGYCLTLGIFICGFGWSVLALAPANYWGIAAFALMLFCLATGGVFIFINFLALRQSVTPEHLLGRMTSTMRWLILIPAGPGALLGGWLGEHYGLRESLAFSAISVLVVGVLAWRNQTIQGIKSLPKASAH; via the coding sequence ATGATCAGTAAGAGCCTTCAATCCCTTCGTCGCGCCGTCAGCGTGAATAACTACTTGAGTGAAAATGATCTTCTGCGCGATCCGGTTTACCGACGTCTGTGGCTTTCGATCCTGATTAGCACCTTTGGCGCCCAAATCACACTTTTAGCCTTACCCTTGACCGCTGCGGTGCTTCTCCATGCGACGCCGACGCAAATGGGGCTGCTTGCTTTTTTCGAACTCATCCCTTACGTATTGCTGTCCTTGCCTGCAGGTGTATGGCTAGACCGAATTCGCAAATTACCAGTTTACGTTGTCGGTGAAGTTGCCATTGCACTAGCGGTTGCCAGTGTCCCGGTGGCTTGGTGGCTCAACTCCTTGCATATTTACTGGCTGTACGTAGTGGGCTTCATCATCGGTGCCGTGAACACGACGGCCGGTACGGCGGCACAAATTGTGCTCACTCAGATTGTCCCGCGTGAGCGATTGATCGAAGCCCATGCCAAGAACGCCTTAGCCAGCTCAGGTGCCGAAGTTGCTGGACCAGCAACCGCTGGCGCGATTATCAAATTGCTTGGAGCACCTTTAGCATTGATCGCCGATGCGGTTTTACTGATCACATCCGCTACGATCTTGAGAAAAATCACCATTAATGAAACCATCGCTCCGACTACCGAATCCCACTTTTGGCGCGACCTGCGAGCAGGACTGAGCTTCGTTAAGAACAACCGAATTCTTGTGAATCTCGCCTTGATCGTCGGCGGTTGGCAGATTTCCTACAACGCCGCGTTGGTCGTTCAAATTTTGTTTGCTACTCGCACGCTCGGACTTTCCGAACATGCGGTCGGTCTCAGTTATGTGGCGATGGGCGTCGGAACCATTTTCGCGAGTGCTGTTGGTAACAAAATCAGTCAAACCAAGGGGCCAGGCTACTGCCTTACCCTCGGCATTTTTATCTGCGGATTTGGATGGTCGGTATTAGCACTCGCCCCCGCAAACTATTGGGGTATCGCGGCGTTTGCTTTGATGTTATTTTGTCTCGCCACTGGTGGTGTATTTATCTTTATTAATTTTCTTGCCTTACGCCAAAGTGTCACGCCGGAACATCTTCTAGGTCGTATGACGAGCACCATGCGTTGGCTGATCTTGATTCCTGCTGGGCCAGGCGCTTTGCTCGGAGGTTGGCTTGGTGAACATTATGGTTTGCGTGAGTCACTTGCATTTTCCGCGATATCCGTGCTGGTGGTCGGTGTGCTCGCCTGGCGCAATCAGACTATTCAAGGAATTAAAAGCTTACCGAAAGCAAGTGCGCACTGA
- a CDS encoding XdhC family protein, with protein MESVDLEVLRTCATWLEQGKRCELVTVVKTWGSSPRPEGSMLALGEGGLVVGSISGGCIEDDLIAQVQEHGFRRQVPELLTYGVSADQAHRFGLPCGGTIQLLIEPLSERSRIADLLFMLREHRLVQRSLELANGAVSLIQVARDRGLSLSDTHLNTAHGPRWRLLVIGAGQMSRFLASIAVGLDFEVTVCDPREEYHETWPLDGVRLSREMPDDIVMSMQLDQRSAVVALTHDPKLDDLAIMEALKSEAFFVGAIGSRINNAKRRERLALFDLNEEQISRLKGPVGIYIGSKTPPEIAVSIMAEIIAVKNGVKIPKEIEVGFVKEQEKGSNGSS; from the coding sequence ATGGAATCGGTCGATTTAGAGGTTTTGCGTACCTGTGCCACTTGGCTGGAACAAGGAAAACGATGTGAGCTCGTTACCGTGGTAAAAACTTGGGGTTCAAGTCCGCGTCCAGAAGGTTCAATGTTGGCGCTCGGTGAGGGTGGCTTGGTGGTCGGTTCGATCTCTGGTGGATGCATCGAGGATGATTTGATCGCACAAGTCCAAGAGCATGGGTTTCGACGTCAAGTGCCGGAACTCCTGACCTATGGCGTGAGCGCTGATCAGGCACATCGCTTTGGCTTGCCTTGCGGCGGAACGATCCAGTTGTTGATCGAACCGCTGAGTGAACGCAGTCGTATCGCAGACCTGCTCTTCATGTTGCGTGAACATCGTCTAGTGCAGCGAAGTTTGGAGTTGGCGAATGGCGCTGTGAGTCTGATACAGGTTGCCCGAGATCGTGGCCTGAGCTTATCGGATACGCATCTCAACACGGCACATGGCCCACGTTGGCGTTTGTTGGTGATTGGCGCAGGCCAGATGTCGCGCTTTTTAGCGAGTATCGCTGTCGGATTGGATTTCGAAGTGACGGTGTGCGACCCGCGTGAGGAGTATCACGAAACTTGGCCCCTTGATGGGGTGAGATTGTCCCGAGAAATGCCGGATGACATCGTGATGTCGATGCAGTTAGATCAACGTAGTGCGGTGGTGGCATTGACCCATGATCCTAAGCTAGATGATTTGGCCATAATGGAGGCACTCAAGTCAGAAGCGTTTTTTGTTGGAGCGATCGGTTCGCGCATCAATAATGCAAAACGGCGTGAACGGCTTGCATTGTTTGATCTGAATGAAGAACAAATTTCTCGTTTGAAGGGGCCAGTGGGGATTTACATTGGCAGTAAAACGCCTCCTGAAATTGCGGTCTCTATCATGGCGGAAATTATCGCCGTCAAGAACGGGGTAAAGATTCCAAAGGAAATCGAAGTCGGATTCGTAAAAGAGCAAGAGAAGGGGAGTAATGGTTCGAGCTAA
- a CDS encoding OPT family oligopeptide transporter translates to MSQGTTTPFRPYIPDQANLPEFTLRSLLMGTILGMIFGASSLYLVLKVGLTVSASIPVAVIAITLFRLGHKFGTRDSSILENSIAQTAGSAGESLAFGLGVTMPAILILGFDLEIFRVMLVAVLGGLLGILLMIPMRRTMIVEKHHELKYPEGTACAEVLKAAADDASRAAAGESSNPNAQADASRRATIIFGGFIVGLVYKVCNIALKGWKDTVDFVFSAPLKGGSIGSEISPELLGVGYIIGPRIAAIMAAGGVLSYLLLIPMIKFFGDGLLVPLAPGTKLINAMSPNEIRGAYVLYIGAGAVAAGGLISLMRAMPLIWRSLSSGISGLTEKNISTETKHEIRRTEQSLSMKWVVIGSLGIVAMITIATPLHMNVLGALLILVFGFLFATVSSQLTGQIGQSSNPISGMTVATLLFTCLIFLLMGWVGGQYYVTALSVGAIVCIASSVAGCTSQDLKTGHLVGSTPKYQQYAILIGAFCSALLLGPILLKLNDSSTVYVPIAEVAPGLQTNTNSLKEKTNLIGPQGEQDKNTYLVWHKADNKDAPAGKYLVDPQGTAVYLVDPGINGTHNKRPDGSEVKKYDAPKAVLISYIIKGILDAELPWGLVLFGVIIAITLEMSGIPSLAFAVGVYLPLASSAPLFIGGMVRWFVDRRNAKLSQYKGLDEEQMQAAGDRSNGVLLSSGYIAGGALAGIVIAFSAGIMTDFDRTITTWASTNNPFFEGAKSDWLSLIPFSLICLGLYLIGREKDTKRDMK, encoded by the coding sequence ATGTCGCAGGGCACCACCACGCCATTCCGCCCCTATATCCCAGATCAAGCAAATTTGCCTGAATTCACGCTGCGCTCGCTCTTGATGGGTACGATACTGGGTATGATTTTTGGCGCCTCATCGCTCTATTTGGTGCTCAAAGTTGGCCTTACAGTGAGTGCATCAATCCCCGTCGCAGTCATCGCCATTACCTTATTCAGGCTCGGTCATAAATTCGGCACTCGCGATTCAAGCATTCTTGAAAATAGCATCGCACAGACGGCAGGATCGGCTGGCGAATCCCTTGCATTTGGTTTGGGCGTAACCATGCCCGCGATCTTGATTTTAGGGTTTGATCTTGAAATCTTTCGCGTCATGTTGGTCGCGGTGCTCGGTGGATTGCTTGGCATCTTGTTGATGATCCCGATGCGCCGCACCATGATTGTGGAGAAGCATCACGAACTAAAATATCCAGAAGGTACCGCCTGTGCCGAAGTGCTTAAAGCGGCCGCGGACGACGCTTCACGCGCTGCGGCTGGGGAATCGAGCAACCCTAATGCGCAAGCAGATGCAAGTCGACGTGCGACAATTATTTTTGGTGGATTTATCGTCGGCTTGGTCTACAAGGTATGCAACATCGCGTTGAAAGGCTGGAAAGACACCGTCGACTTCGTCTTTTCTGCGCCTCTAAAAGGTGGTTCGATCGGATCGGAGATTTCACCCGAACTACTTGGTGTTGGTTACATCATTGGCCCACGCATAGCGGCTATCATGGCCGCGGGTGGCGTCCTATCCTATTTGCTGTTAATCCCGATGATCAAATTTTTCGGTGATGGTTTGCTAGTCCCATTAGCACCGGGCACAAAGCTCATCAACGCCATGAGTCCCAATGAAATCCGTGGGGCTTATGTTCTCTACATTGGTGCGGGAGCCGTTGCTGCAGGCGGTTTGATCAGTTTGATGCGAGCAATGCCTTTGATTTGGCGCAGTCTTTCGAGCGGCATCAGCGGCTTGACCGAAAAAAATATAAGCACTGAAACCAAGCATGAGATTCGTCGCACGGAACAAAGTCTGAGCATGAAATGGGTGGTAATCGGTTCCTTGGGCATTGTTGCGATGATTACCATCGCCACACCTTTACACATGAATGTCCTCGGAGCGCTTTTGATTCTTGTCTTTGGCTTTTTGTTCGCAACGGTTTCATCACAGCTGACTGGCCAAATTGGACAGTCTTCAAATCCAATCTCAGGTATGACGGTCGCAACATTACTGTTCACCTGCCTCATCTTCCTACTCATGGGATGGGTCGGTGGTCAATATTATGTGACTGCGTTATCGGTCGGTGCCATCGTCTGTATTGCATCAAGCGTCGCCGGTTGCACTTCACAAGATTTAAAAACAGGTCACTTAGTTGGATCAACTCCCAAATACCAACAATATGCCATTCTCATTGGTGCCTTCTGCTCTGCTTTGTTACTCGGCCCCATCCTGCTGAAACTCAACGATTCGAGTACTGTCTACGTACCGATCGCAGAAGTTGCACCTGGACTGCAAACCAACACCAACTCACTCAAAGAAAAAACAAATCTGATCGGGCCTCAAGGCGAGCAAGATAAAAATACTTACCTTGTCTGGCATAAGGCAGATAATAAAGACGCACCAGCAGGGAAATACCTAGTTGATCCACAAGGCACTGCAGTGTATTTAGTAGATCCCGGCATCAATGGCACACATAACAAGCGACCAGATGGCTCAGAAGTCAAAAAGTATGATGCCCCCAAAGCCGTGCTGATTTCATACATCATTAAAGGCATTCTCGATGCGGAATTACCTTGGGGCTTGGTTTTATTTGGCGTAATTATCGCGATCACCCTCGAAATGTCAGGCATCCCATCACTCGCGTTCGCAGTCGGTGTGTATCTGCCGCTCGCATCATCAGCCCCTCTTTTTATTGGCGGCATGGTGCGTTGGTTTGTTGACAGAAGGAATGCAAAATTAAGTCAATACAAAGGTCTTGACGAGGAACAAATGCAAGCAGCTGGTGACCGCAGCAATGGCGTCTTACTCTCGTCTGGCTATATTGCGGGTGGCGCGTTAGCGGGCATTGTGATTGCCTTTAGTGCGGGAATCATGACGGATTTCGACCGTACTATCACAACGTGGGCGAGCACCAACAATCCATTTTTCGAGGGCGCGAAATCCGACTGGCTCTCATTGATTCCATTCTCTTTGATTTGCTTAGGCCTCTATTTAATAGGCCGAGAGAAGGATACGAAAAGGGATATGAAATAG
- a CDS encoding DUF1653 domain-containing protein — MFRKPLVVLDFETSGMSPEHGGRVTEVAAIRIEGDQLTERFVSLVNADVTIPSFITQLTGITQAMVDQAPSVDEVIPKLIEFIGEDYLVAHNASFDEKFLFAEAQLCQQLPRHRGTICSVKLARRLRPGFESYSLGPLALRLGIKFSGRAHRAEADAEVTAHLMLNLGQHLIRSHSLQNAQIDAIDPELLVQVTRLKATKVPTYIASWCTESVVAAATLHNSNTGKNKVQIAEPKEQGKQFMNHHDHSKHEPVNVPAPKPIRFRHYKGGIYELVGEATQESDLSPVIVYRSHDGSMWTRPRAVFFEMLNIDGRQVQRFTQIEE, encoded by the coding sequence ATGTTTCGAAAACCATTAGTCGTACTTGATTTTGAAACCTCAGGCATGAGTCCAGAACATGGTGGGCGGGTCACGGAAGTCGCTGCGATACGCATCGAGGGCGATCAACTCACCGAGCGTTTTGTGTCCTTGGTCAACGCTGACGTCACTATTCCGAGTTTTATCACTCAGTTGACGGGAATTACACAAGCGATGGTAGATCAAGCTCCCAGTGTGGATGAGGTGATTCCAAAGTTGATTGAGTTTATTGGCGAGGATTATTTGGTGGCCCATAACGCGAGTTTTGATGAGAAGTTTTTATTCGCTGAAGCCCAATTGTGTCAGCAGTTACCGCGTCACCGTGGAACGATTTGTTCTGTGAAATTAGCGCGGCGCTTGCGTCCCGGTTTTGAAAGCTACTCACTTGGGCCGCTCGCTTTACGGCTAGGGATTAAGTTTTCTGGACGTGCCCATCGAGCAGAGGCGGATGCGGAAGTGACGGCGCATTTAATGCTCAATTTGGGGCAGCATTTGATACGAAGTCATTCTCTTCAAAATGCGCAGATCGATGCGATCGATCCAGAACTTTTAGTGCAGGTCACACGCTTGAAGGCAACGAAGGTCCCCACTTATATTGCGTCTTGGTGTACTGAGTCTGTAGTCGCAGCGGCTACTCTTCACAATTCAAATACCGGAAAAAATAAAGTTCAAATCGCAGAACCGAAAGAACAAGGAAAGCAATTCATGAATCATCACGATCATTCAAAACACGAGCCGGTCAATGTGCCCGCGCCGAAACCAATCCGTTTTCGCCATTACAAAGGTGGCATTTATGAACTCGTTGGTGAGGCGACGCAAGAGTCTGATTTGAGCCCTGTCATCGTATACCGTTCGCACGATGGCAGTATGTGGACCAGACCGCGCGCAGTTTTTTTTGAGATGTTGAATATCGATGGTCGGCAAGTCCAACGTTTCACGCAAATAGAGGAATGA
- a CDS encoding chemotaxis protein produces MSTVQHEVDERTNLISSNKFELLLFRLGVDTVNERSELFGINVFKVREIVAMPEITAVAGALPHNLGVVNLRGQIIPVIDLPSVVGRTPKSGLNIMLVTEFARSTQGFAVESVEEIVRLDWSHVLSAESSAAGGLVTSIARLDGDAEDTRLAQVLDVEQILRQIAPKGNKDVDSETIGAKLKMKPGSVIMAADDSAVARGLIGQALDAIGAPYIMSKTGKECWDKLQVMQAGAVAEGKDLRDKVALVLTDLEMPEMDGFTLTRNIKQDDRFKGLPVIIHSSLSGTTNEDHVRSVGADAYVAKFVAEELAATIREVIAN; encoded by the coding sequence ATGAGTACTGTACAACACGAAGTTGATGAACGTACCAATTTGATTTCCTCGAATAAGTTCGAGTTATTGTTGTTCAGACTTGGCGTTGATACCGTGAATGAGCGTTCTGAGCTGTTCGGGATTAATGTTTTCAAGGTACGGGAGATTGTGGCTATGCCGGAAATTACGGCGGTCGCTGGTGCTTTGCCCCACAACTTGGGGGTGGTGAATCTGCGTGGTCAAATTATTCCAGTGATTGATTTGCCATCGGTGGTCGGGCGCACACCGAAATCTGGTTTAAACATCATGCTGGTGACTGAGTTTGCTCGGTCTACTCAAGGCTTCGCGGTGGAGTCGGTTGAAGAAATTGTCCGTCTCGATTGGAGCCATGTTCTCTCAGCGGAATCAAGCGCTGCTGGTGGTTTAGTTACGAGTATCGCACGTCTTGATGGTGATGCCGAAGACACCCGTTTGGCGCAGGTCTTGGACGTCGAGCAAATCTTGCGTCAGATTGCACCGAAGGGCAATAAGGACGTCGATTCTGAGACAATTGGCGCGAAATTGAAAATGAAGCCTGGTTCAGTGATTATGGCTGCAGATGATTCAGCGGTTGCCCGCGGATTGATTGGGCAAGCCTTGGATGCCATTGGCGCACCTTACATCATGTCGAAAACCGGCAAGGAATGCTGGGATAAGTTGCAAGTAATGCAGGCGGGAGCTGTTGCAGAAGGTAAGGATCTACGCGATAAAGTGGCACTGGTGCTGACGGATCTCGAGATGCCTGAGATGGATGGATTTACCCTTACACGCAATATCAAGCAAGATGATCGTTTTAAAGGTTTGCCTGTGATTATTCATTCCTCACTCTCTGGTACGACAAACGAAGATCACGTTCGCAGTGTTGGGGCTGACGCTTACGTCGCAAAGTTTGTGGCGGAGGAATTAGCTGCGACGATTCGCGAGGTGATTGCTAACTGA